In the genome of bacterium, the window AGCGCCTTGACGGTCGCGAGGGCGGCATCGGGAGAGTCGGTGTCGAGGGCGACGATGATCCGGTCCTTCATGGGGCGCACTCCGCTTTTTTCTTCTCGACGAGCGCGATCGCCTCGTTCGACAGTTCCGCCAGCGGGATCCTGACCGTCTCCCCCGTCTTCCGGTCCCGGATCTCGCCGAACCCGGCGGCCACGTTTTTTTCCCCGAGGGTGACGCGCACGGGGATTCCCGTCAGGTCAGCGTCCTTGAACTTGATGCCGGGGCGCTCCTCGCGGTCGTCGAGGAAGACCTCCACGCCGCGCGCGTCGAGATCCGCCGCCACGCGCTCCGCCGCCGCCATCACGTCCGCCTGCTTCACGTTCACGGGGATGACGGCGACCTCGAACGGCGCGATGGAGATCGGCCATACGATCCCGTCGCCGTCGTGGTTCTGCTCGATCGCCGCCGCCGCGGTCCGCCCGACGCCGATGCCGTAGCACCCCATCACGGTCACCCGCTCCCTGCCGCCCTCGTCGAGGTAGACCGCCCGCATCGCCTCGCTGTATTTCGTGCCGAGCCGGAAGACGTGCCCCACCTCGATCCCGCGCGAGAACCGCATGGTGCCGCCGCACCGTGGGCACGGGTCCCCCTCGCGCACCACCCGCAGGTCCGCGTACCCTTCCGGGGTGAAATCCCTGCCGGGGACGACATCGACGAGGTGCACGTCCTTTTCGTTCGCGCCGGCGGCCCCCGAGGCGATCGACCGCACCGAGTGGTCGGCGATCGTCCGCACGTGGAGCCCGACGGGCCCTGCGAACCCCGACGGGGCGCCCGTCAATTCCCGCACGCGCTCTTCCCCGGCGAGCCGGACGTATTCGGCGCCGAGGTGGTTCTTCACCTTGATCTCGTTCACCTCGTGGGCCCCGGAGACGAGGACGGCCACGTCCCCGACGGATGTTTCGAACAGGAGCGTCTTGATGAGCGTCGCGGGGTCTATCGCGAGGAAGACCGACACCTCCTCGATCGTCCGCTTTCCGGGAGTGTGGACCTTGCGGGGTACGCCCTCCTTCGCCGCTCCCGTTTCCATCGGCGCGGTCGCGGCTTCGGAGGGCAAGCACTCCGCCTTCTCGACGTTCGCCCCGTAGGAACAGGAGGCGCAGGAGACGATCGCGTCCTCGCCGGAGTCGGCGATCACCATGAACTCGTGCGAGCTCGAGCCGCCGATGCTTCCCGTGTCCGCCTCGACGGCGCGGAAATCGAGCCCCATCCGGCGGAAGATCCGGCAGTAGGCGTCGTACATCCTCCGGTACGACTCCGCCGCTCCTTCATCGTCCGCGTCGAACGAGTAGGCGTCCTTCATGAAGAACTCCCGGCCGCGCATCAGCCCGAAGCGGGGGCGGATCTCGTCGCGGAACTTGTCCTGTATCTGGTAGAGGGTGAGCGGCAGCTGCCGGTACGACCGGACCTCCCGCCGCACGAGGTCGGTGACCACCTCTTCGTGGGTGGGCCCCAGGCAGAACTCCCGGTCCGCACGGTCCTTGAAGCGGAGCAGCTCCTTCCCGTACGCGTCCCACCGGCCGCTCTCCTTCCAGAGCTCGGACGGCACCACCGCG includes:
- a CDS encoding proline--tRNA ligase, yielding MRYSRYLMPTTKETPSDAEVVSHRLMLRAGLLRKVASGIYNYMPAGLRVLRKVERILREEMDGAGALEVLMPAVVPSELWKESGRWDAYGKELLRFKDRADREFCLGPTHEEVVTDLVRREVRSYRQLPLTLYQIQDKFRDEIRPRFGLMRGREFFMKDAYSFDADDEGAAESYRRMYDAYCRIFRRMGLDFRAVEADTGSIGGSSSHEFMVIADSGEDAIVSCASCSYGANVEKAECLPSEAATAPMETGAAKEGVPRKVHTPGKRTIEEVSVFLAIDPATLIKTLLFETSVGDVAVLVSGAHEVNEIKVKNHLGAEYVRLAGEERVRELTGAPSGFAGPVGLHVRTIADHSVRSIASGAAGANEKDVHLVDVVPGRDFTPEGYADLRVVREGDPCPRCGGTMRFSRGIEVGHVFRLGTKYSEAMRAVYLDEGGRERVTVMGCYGIGVGRTAAAAIEQNHDGDGIVWPISIAPFEVAVIPVNVKQADVMAAAERVAADLDARGVEVFLDDREERPGIKFKDADLTGIPVRVTLGEKNVAAGFGEIRDRKTGETVRIPLAELSNEAIALVEKKKAECAP